Proteins encoded in a region of the Rutidosis leptorrhynchoides isolate AG116_Rl617_1_P2 chromosome 9, CSIRO_AGI_Rlap_v1, whole genome shotgun sequence genome:
- the LOC139868704 gene encoding replication factor A protein 1-like, translating into MASGKAKVASEVNTNAYAFLNELEIGKQSQVKLMICRSWDTHTVYGRYLSTDFIASDEKGNIIQLTAKSNVAHHFIARLKDGVVYLLHGFDVIANRTEYRIMKDNSLMIELTGSTFLRRQSTSDTTGFTRHPFNCIELEDLEPTMGKFVVDVVGYAVNIGAPDPHKAGSNTLEFDLANERGKAIRTTLWGSLGPAFLERQPSAPASYYILLSSVTVKQDAITLSSTSATLLIDDLQIPALSEFKQRVSAIETPVIVQPSAPGWQLPPPTEGTLRELLDMTGDAFKCKVEIVNIRMKNFWYYNTCSVCQARKGLERRSGHHWCESCQANVPEPITRFRVICDVRDETAKTVIVLFDDTAETLTKSTAKALLAEVDEETCNTVLPNALANLLGTTQLVLLKTASYYDQGPYESFNCIKVYVDELVPTEQPSPTDMKRPALPGSTSSSVVAPAFSTPKAPKRAIEVPTPAKDLERSNRRKFVVTTDSEDEDPADEDSQPEKESVCSE; encoded by the exons ATGGCATCTGGTAAAGCTAAGGTTGCATCTGAGGTTAACACAAACGCATACGCCTTCCTCAATGAGTTGGAAATAGGAAAACAATCGCAGGTCAAGCTGATGATCTGCAGAAGTTGGGACACACATACGGTTTACGGGAGATATTTGAGCACGGATTTTATTGCCTCAGACGAAAAG GGCAACATCATTCAGTTGACTGCCAAAAGCAATGTTGCACATCACTTCATTGCCCGACTAAAGGACGGTGTTGTTTACTTGCTGCATGGCTTTGATGTCATCGCCAACCGAACTGAATATCGTATCATGAAGGACAACAGCCTCATGATCGAGCTCACCGGCTCCACTTTCCTCAGGAGACAGTCAACTTCTGACACCACGGGCTTTACGCGCCATCCCTTCAATTGTATTGAACTCGAGGACTTGGAGCCTACAATGGGCAAATTTGTTGTCG ATGTAGTTGGCTATGCTGTGAACATTGGTGCACCCGATCCGCATAAAGCAGGATCCAACACTCTTGAATTTGATCTGGCTAACGAGAG GGGTAAAGCGATCCGAACTACACTTTGGGGCAGTTTGGGGCCCGCCTTCCTGGAGAGGCAGCCCTCCGCACCTGCATCCTACTACATTCTCTTGAGCTCGGTTACCGTCAAACAGG ATGCGATAACTCTCTCAAGCACGTCCGCCACACTTCTTATAGACGACCTCCAAATACCAGCACTCAGTGAATTCAAGCAGAGAGTAAG TGCCATTGAAACCCCCGTGATTGTTCAACCTTCTGCTCCAGGGTGGCAGTTGCCGCCGCCAACTGAGGGGACACTTCGTGAGCTTCTAGATATG ACAGGGGACGCATTCAAATGTAAGGTTGAAATTGTCAACATCCGGATGAAAAACTTTTGGTACTACAATACTTGCAGTGTTTGTCAAGCAAGAAAGGGTCTCGAAAGGAGATCTGGACACCACTGGTGTGAATCGTGCCAGGCTAATGTTCCTGAACCAATCACCAG GTTCCGCGTTATATGTGACGTTAGAGATGAGACGGCGAAAACGGTTATCGTGCTCTTCGACGACACTGCCGAGACGTTGACCAAGAGCACTGCGAAGGCTCTACTAGCTGAAGTCGATGAG GAAACATGTAACACTGTGCTTCCGAATGCACTTGCAAACCTGCTAGGGACCACACAATTGGTCCTGTTGAAGACGGCATCGTACTATGATCAGGGCCCGTACGAGAGTTTCAATTGTATTAAGGTTTATGTGGACGAGCTGGTTCCCACAGAGCAGCCCTCCCCAACTGACATGAAAAGGCCTGCACTACCAGGGTCAACGTCATCCTCGGTAGTTGCTCCCGCATTTTCAACGCCCAAAGCACCAAAGAGGGCCATAGAGGTCCCTACACCAGCAAAGGATTTGGAGCGTTCCAATCGGCGCAA GTTTGTTGTCACGACCGACTCGGAGGATGAAGACCCTGCTGATGAAGATAGCCAGCCTGAGAAGGAGTCTGTGTGCTCTGAATAG